In Rhizobium sp. ZPR4, a genomic segment contains:
- a CDS encoding Tim44/TimA family putative adaptor protein — protein MGANDFVTIFFLVAAVLIFFQLRSVLGRRTGNEKPPRDLYGSADPANGTTAPDAGKVVTLPRRDGTEEEDRFAAIDAFTPAGTPLNDSLREVSKVDPSFNPKEFVNGARMAYEMIVMAFADGDRKSLKGLLSREVYEGFDAAIADREAKGEKVKSTFVGIDKADIVTAEVKGTDALITMRIVSQMISATYDKADKLIDGDAEAVAEVSDLWTFARDTRSRDPNWKLVATESEQ, from the coding sequence ATGGGTGCAAACGACTTTGTGACGATCTTTTTCCTGGTGGCGGCGGTGCTGATTTTCTTTCAGTTGCGCAGCGTCCTTGGCCGCCGCACGGGGAATGAGAAGCCGCCGCGCGATCTCTACGGTTCTGCTGATCCGGCCAATGGCACGACTGCACCGGACGCCGGCAAGGTGGTCACCCTGCCGCGTCGTGACGGGACCGAAGAGGAAGACCGTTTTGCTGCCATCGATGCCTTCACCCCGGCCGGCACACCACTCAATGATTCGCTGCGCGAGGTGAGCAAAGTTGATCCTTCCTTCAACCCGAAGGAATTCGTCAATGGCGCGCGCATGGCCTATGAGATGATCGTCATGGCCTTTGCCGATGGTGATCGCAAGTCTCTGAAGGGGCTGCTGTCGCGCGAGGTCTACGAAGGCTTCGATGCCGCCATCGCCGATCGCGAAGCCAAGGGCGAAAAGGTCAAATCGACCTTCGTCGGCATCGACAAGGCCGATATCGTCACTGCCGAGGTGAAGGGAACGGATGCCCTGATCACCATGCGCATCGTCAGCCAGATGATTTCCGCCACCTACGACAAGGCGGATAAGCTGATCGATGGCGATGCCGAAGCCGTGGCTGAGGTCAGTGATCTCTGGACTTTCGCCCGCGACACGCGCTCGCGCGATCCGAACTGGAAACTCGTGGCGACCGAATCGGAACAATGA